The Oncorhynchus nerka isolate Pitt River linkage group LG9a, Oner_Uvic_2.0, whole genome shotgun sequence genome has a segment encoding these proteins:
- the LOC115134256 gene encoding lysM and putative peptidoglycan-binding domain-containing protein 4-like: protein MRRGDPVPRAFQAPVDVHASVDGQVYMFRRGQQNDSAGSSEEEEFNVMELRPRGWQELEQDRRGSLMLLERDVLVGDNLNKLALQYGCKVADIKRVNNLIQEQDIFALKSIKIPVKKHSLLTEANTELKVPDPGASNSATPLPQPQGKLTASFPGRPHLQEYTDYLKEVDHDIERLIQTTNAQDEVFLEAAERPQKLGSRGQRLTSYGADWGIQWWNAVVAMLLIGIILPVFYVVYIKTQDTGVPAAVASSNSSGTGLSTDSPRSTFSSQESVSLSLNKPNT from the exons ATGCGGAGAGGAGACCCTGTTCCCCGCGCCTTCCAGGCCCCAGTGGATGTCCATGCTAGTGTAGATGGCCAGGTGTACATGTTCAGGCGAGGCCAGCAGAATGACTCTGCTGGCTCTTCAGAGGAAGAAGAGTTCAATGTGATGGAGTTGAGGCCCCGGGGGTGGCAGGAGCTGGAACAGGACAGACGCGGTAGCCTCATGCTGCTGGAGAGGGATGTATTGGTTGGGGACAACCTCAACAAACTTGCTCTGCAATATGGCTGCAAG GTGGCAGACATAAAGAGAGTGAACAACCTGATTCAGGAACAGGATATATTTGCTTTGAAATCAATCAAAATCCCTGTCAAGAAACACAGCTTATtgactgaggctaacacagagcTAAAAGTGCCAGATCCAGGAGCCTCAAATTCAGCCACACCACTGCCCCAGCCACAGGGCAAACTTACAGCCAGCTTCCCTGGTAGGCCACATCTACAGGAATACACCGACTACCTCAAGGAAGTGGACCATGACATTGAGAGACTGATCCAAACCACAAATGCACAGGATGAGGTTTTTTTAGAGGCTGCAGAAAGGCCACAAAAGTTGGGCTCCAGAGGCCAGCGCCTGACCAGCTATGGAGCAGACTGGGGCATCCAGTGGTGGAACGCTGTGGTGGCCATGCTCCTGATAGGCATTATCCTACCTGTCTTTTATGTTGTTTATATCAAAACACAAGATACTGGAGTGCCTGCTGCTGTAGCTTCCTCAAACAGCTCAGGGACAGGCCTCAGCACAGATAGCCCTAGGAGCACTTTTAGCAGCCAAGAGagtgtgtctctcagtctgaACAAACCTAACACTTAA